A section of the Prochlorococcus sp. MIT 1341 genome encodes:
- a CDS encoding Photosystem I reaction center subunit III — MRRLFAVLLSGLLVFGFAPVAKAEISDLHGGLTPCSESARFQERASAASTPQAIERFERYSKAVCGDDGLPHLIVPATIEPFGANVFRGHEGDVLIPGHIFLYVAGIIGWSGREYLKLARASKNPAENEIFLDPDFLRAALAKGAMWPLEADKEARSGRLRESNSKITTSPESDFSKVSF; from the coding sequence ATGCGTCGTCTCTTCGCCGTCTTGCTCTCGGGCCTTCTTGTATTCGGCTTTGCGCCAGTTGCAAAGGCTGAGATCTCCGATTTGCATGGCGGACTTACCCCTTGTTCTGAAAGCGCTCGCTTCCAGGAAAGAGCAAGTGCTGCATCAACTCCACAAGCCATAGAAAGGTTTGAAAGGTACAGCAAAGCAGTATGTGGGGATGATGGTCTCCCACATTTGATCGTACCGGCAACTATTGAGCCTTTTGGCGCAAATGTTTTCCGCGGCCATGAAGGAGATGTCTTAATACCAGGACATATTTTCCTATATGTTGCAGGAATTATCGGCTGGTCAGGTAGGGAGTATCTCAAGCTTGCCCGTGCCTCAAAAAATCCGGCTGAAAATGAGATTTTCTTGGATCCTGACTTCCTCAGAGCTGCTTTAGCAAAAGGTGCAATGTGGCCTCTAGAAGCTGACAAAGAGGCCCGCTCTGGTCGACTCCGTGAAAGCAACAGCAAAATCACAACTTCGCCAGAATCTGACTTCAGCAAAGTTTCCTTCTAG
- a CDS encoding NFACT family protein yields MLSNSLQIMDLTTLKAVLSELRKEIVPSRFETAQQPEPQTLQIGLRTLKGLVWLELSWKADAARLVRVPSPSRIGSKSTLAKQIQNCLGQMTLVEIKQKDFERVVEFNLALRPGEPIKRSLILELMGRHSNFLLLNEDKQIITLGRQVRESQSRIRPISTGDRYVPPPPLKGIKPNKSETIDSWKRRLCLTPETLKKNLHSSYQGISPSLSLQLAHEDFEIAIEILNLPVLQISDRRWTMLHKSWCQWLTQLDEEIFNLSFQGPTPYRVWNSKVLNPSKSSKNLALALGHYYKEGLNKKEINSLSKKLKKVLDLHLEHELEALQNQEALLEKTVEGPQLKEEADLILSMPSLTRDSVLKAQKLYEKAKKLKRSVDRLKNRCKHHKQRIELIHNSETYLENLITNTWETSVDRLQRLKELNMEIDDLLKKSNQSKKHKKNIQNQPNPLEIKSPAGLLIQIGRNHRQNELISLRYSKSGDLWFHAQECPGSHVVLKSSTTFPDEPDLQLAADLAAYFSRAKANKKVAVVMTPTQNLQRVNNSAPGTVRHRGGTIRWAQPERAKKYLTSNSP; encoded by the coding sequence ATGTTGTCAAATTCACTCCAGATAATGGACCTTACCACTCTAAAAGCAGTCCTTAGCGAATTGCGTAAAGAAATTGTCCCCAGCCGATTTGAAACAGCCCAACAACCAGAGCCCCAAACACTTCAAATTGGCTTAAGGACCCTAAAGGGATTGGTTTGGCTTGAACTCAGCTGGAAAGCAGATGCAGCAAGATTAGTTAGGGTACCCTCTCCATCACGTATCGGCAGTAAAAGCACTCTTGCAAAACAAATTCAAAATTGCCTTGGACAAATGACCTTGGTAGAAATCAAACAAAAAGACTTTGAACGTGTTGTTGAATTTAATCTAGCCTTGCGTCCAGGAGAGCCTATTAAACGATCTCTAATACTTGAATTAATGGGAAGGCATAGCAACTTTTTACTACTTAATGAAGATAAGCAAATTATTACTCTTGGTCGCCAAGTCCGTGAGAGTCAATCTCGCATCAGGCCAATAAGTACAGGAGACCGATATGTTCCTCCACCCCCTCTTAAAGGAATCAAGCCCAACAAGAGCGAAACAATAGACAGTTGGAAAAGACGCCTATGCTTAACTCCAGAAACCTTAAAAAAAAACTTACATTCAAGCTATCAAGGAATTAGTCCTTCGCTTTCATTGCAATTAGCCCACGAAGATTTTGAGATAGCAATAGAGATTCTCAACCTCCCTGTGCTACAGATAAGTGATAGACGATGGACAATGCTCCACAAAAGTTGGTGTCAATGGCTTACACAACTTGATGAAGAAATATTCAACCTCAGCTTTCAAGGACCAACTCCCTACAGAGTGTGGAACTCAAAAGTACTTAATCCCTCCAAATCAAGCAAAAACCTTGCACTTGCTCTAGGTCATTATTACAAAGAAGGTCTAAACAAAAAGGAAATAAATAGTCTTTCTAAAAAACTTAAAAAAGTTCTTGATTTGCACCTTGAACATGAATTAGAAGCGCTCCAAAACCAAGAAGCTTTATTAGAAAAAACCGTTGAAGGCCCTCAACTAAAAGAAGAAGCAGACTTAATTCTCAGCATGCCTTCGCTAACTCGAGATAGTGTTTTAAAAGCACAAAAGTTATATGAGAAAGCAAAAAAACTTAAACGATCTGTGGATCGTCTCAAAAACAGGTGCAAACATCATAAGCAAAGGATCGAACTAATTCATAACAGCGAGACCTATCTAGAAAATCTAATAACAAACACCTGGGAAACTAGCGTAGATCGTCTACAAAGACTTAAAGAGCTAAATATGGAAATTGATGATTTACTAAAAAAATCAAACCAAAGCAAGAAACACAAAAAGAACATTCAAAACCAACCTAATCCTTTAGAGATAAAAAGCCCAGCAGGTCTTCTTATCCAAATAGGTAGAAACCATCGGCAAAATGAATTAATTAGCCTCCGCTATTCAAAATCCGGAGATCTTTGGTTTCATGCACAGGAATGTCCTGGCAGCCATGTTGTCCTTAAATCTTCTACAACTTTTCCAGATGAACCTGATCTTCAGCTAGCTGCTGACCTTGCCGCATATTTCAGTAGGGCTAAAGCCAATAAAAAAGTTGCTGTTGTTATGACCCCTACGCAAAACCTGCAAAGAGTTAACAATTCAGCTCCAGGAACTGTCCGGCATCGTGGAGGCACCATCAGATGGGCTCAACCAGAACGGGCCAAAAAATATCTCACTTCGAATAGCCCTTAA
- the tatC gene encoding twin-arginine translocase subunit TatC encodes MPLVDHLEELRQRVLLSLLSVVIAAAGSLLFIKPLVRMLEAPAGSIKFLQVAPGEFLFVSLKVAGYAGLTFSLPFILYQGLSFILPGLTIRERRLIAPAVAGSAILFFAGLAFAWWALVPAALRFLLHYGADVVEPIWSIERYLDFVLLLMLSTGLAFQLPVLQLLLGAFGLINWKQMLSSWRWVVLVAALLGAVLTPSTDPVTMLLLTTAITALFLIGVALVALTDQVKGQIHPNADQPPAAD; translated from the coding sequence ATGCCATTGGTAGATCATCTTGAGGAGCTTCGGCAGAGGGTCCTCTTAAGCCTTCTTTCTGTGGTTATAGCAGCGGCAGGAAGCCTTTTATTTATAAAACCTTTAGTACGTATGCTTGAAGCGCCTGCCGGGTCGATTAAATTTTTACAAGTAGCGCCTGGTGAGTTTCTTTTTGTCTCATTAAAAGTTGCAGGATACGCAGGACTCACTTTTTCTCTACCTTTCATCCTCTATCAAGGACTCTCTTTTATTCTTCCTGGTTTAACTATCAGGGAAAGACGTCTTATTGCACCAGCTGTAGCAGGGTCAGCAATATTATTTTTTGCGGGACTAGCTTTTGCATGGTGGGCATTAGTTCCTGCTGCACTTAGGTTCCTTCTCCACTACGGAGCAGACGTAGTGGAGCCTATTTGGTCAATTGAACGTTATCTAGATTTTGTACTTCTACTAATGCTTTCTACAGGATTAGCTTTTCAATTGCCTGTTCTTCAATTGCTTTTAGGTGCATTTGGGCTAATCAACTGGAAACAAATGCTCTCTTCTTGGCGTTGGGTGGTTCTTGTAGCAGCTTTATTAGGCGCTGTTCTCACTCCATCTACTGATCCAGTCACAATGCTCCTATTGACTACTGCCATAACAGCCCTCTTCTTAATAGGGGTTGCTTTAGTTGCCCTAACTGATCAGGTCAAAGGACAAATTCATCCAAACGCTGATCAGCCACCAGCGGCAGACTAA
- the gmk gene encoding guanylate kinase, protein MELSTDAGRLTVITGPSGVGKGSLVRELLKSHPQIWLSISATTREPRVGEIEGKDYFFLQKDRFLQLVSDGGFLEWADFAGNSYGTPRKPVLDHLSQGQPVLLEIELEGARQIRKNSPDSFHIFLAPPSFEELENRIRGRETDSDEAIQKRLFRAREELNAKDEFDAVIINDDLQDACYQVEELMGFTTKKEGL, encoded by the coding sequence ATGGAACTCTCAACTGATGCTGGCAGACTGACTGTTATCACTGGTCCAAGTGGCGTAGGAAAGGGTTCTTTGGTGAGGGAACTTTTAAAGTCTCATCCTCAAATTTGGCTTTCTATTTCTGCAACAACAAGAGAACCTAGAGTAGGTGAAATAGAGGGTAAAGATTACTTCTTTTTGCAAAAAGATCGTTTTCTGCAATTGGTTTCAGATGGAGGCTTTCTCGAATGGGCTGACTTCGCAGGGAATAGTTATGGCACTCCTCGTAAGCCTGTTTTAGATCACCTTTCACAAGGTCAGCCAGTTTTGTTAGAAATAGAGCTAGAAGGTGCAAGACAGATTCGCAAAAACTCTCCTGATTCTTTTCATATCTTTCTAGCTCCTCCAAGCTTTGAAGAATTAGAAAACCGTATTAGAGGTAGGGAAACGGATTCTGATGAGGCTATTCAAAAACGTTTATTCAGAGCCAGGGAAGAGTTAAATGCAAAAGATGAATTTGATGCTGTGATAATTAATGATGACTTGCAAGATGCTTGTTATCAAGTAGAGGAATTAATGGGCTTCACCACAAAAAAAGAAGGGCTTTGA
- the map gene encoding type I methionyl aminopeptidase, with product MKLFSDLLTSKTLSKEVVAGPRINQRRGVEIKSAREVEIMRKASNIVATVLREISLMAEPGQTTADLDKYAESRIRDLGAVPSFKGYQGFPASICASINNEVVHGIPGPKRVIKEGDLLKVDTGAYFDGYHGDSCITICVGQVPELAMRLSKVAQEALMVGLKQIKPKNTLLDIAGAIEDHVRANNFSVVEDYTGHGVGRNLHEEPSVFNFRTNELPNVALRAGMTLAVEPILNAGSKACRTLKDGWTVVTKDGSLSAQWEHTIVVTSDGCEILTDRDNL from the coding sequence ATGAAACTTTTTTCAGACCTTTTAACTTCGAAAACCTTGTCCAAGGAGGTCGTTGCTGGACCAAGGATCAATCAGCGCAGAGGAGTGGAAATAAAGTCCGCTAGAGAGGTAGAGATTATGCGAAAGGCGAGCAATATTGTTGCAACTGTTCTTCGTGAAATAAGTTTGATGGCAGAGCCCGGTCAGACAACAGCTGATCTTGATAAGTATGCAGAAAGTCGAATTAGAGATCTGGGGGCTGTCCCAAGTTTCAAGGGTTACCAAGGTTTTCCAGCAAGTATTTGTGCAAGTATCAATAATGAGGTCGTGCATGGGATTCCAGGACCTAAAAGAGTTATCAAGGAAGGTGATTTGCTCAAGGTTGATACTGGCGCTTATTTTGATGGCTATCACGGGGACAGTTGTATAACTATTTGCGTGGGGCAAGTCCCAGAGCTCGCAATGAGATTAAGTAAAGTTGCTCAGGAAGCTCTGATGGTTGGGCTTAAGCAAATAAAACCTAAAAACACTCTTTTAGATATTGCAGGTGCAATTGAAGATCACGTTAGGGCAAATAATTTCAGTGTAGTTGAGGATTACACAGGACATGGTGTTGGTAGGAATCTCCACGAGGAGCCCTCAGTATTCAATTTTCGAACAAATGAACTTCCAAATGTTGCTCTTCGGGCAGGAATGACACTCGCTGTTGAGCCTATCTTGAATGCAGGCAGTAAAGCATGCAGAACCCTTAAAGATGGCTGGACGGTGGTTACCAAAGATGGCAGCCTTTCTGCTCAGTGGGAGCATACTATAGTCGTAACTTCTGATGGTTGTGAGATACTTACTGATAGGGATAATTTGTAA
- a CDS encoding cation:proton antiporter, which yields MTPERLGLLWGVTVFAGAGARLLAAFTGLPGVVLLLLAGLLIGRSGLGLVEPLDLGDGLETVVGLLVSLVLFDGGLNLRLPGDTIKATVFRISVIRLLVSFPAVLFAAHWLAGLGWGVASVYSAIVLATGPTVVTPLVQQIRLASPLGDVLEAEGLVLEPIGAVMALLLLQLALGDLHGWREVASGAFVKLGGGVGLGLIFGWLMSEALRFLKPEPSVGLRLQITLGLLFLLYGVCEWLLPLSGLPASVSAGVVVGRRPATNAGQLDGLIRELAQLAITMLFPLLAADVSWSELSPLGWGGFTCVLALMIVVRPLAVSFATTGLPLDFRQRLFLGWLAPRGIVTAAVASLFSIRLEQAGVLGAGRLQGLVFLTILMTVGIQGLTAQPLAKAFGLLAPQKSEEATDLQAPSNTASVLADPGKEAP from the coding sequence ATGACACCTGAGCGGCTAGGCCTGCTTTGGGGCGTTACTGTCTTCGCCGGCGCGGGGGCAAGGCTATTGGCTGCTTTTACAGGGCTCCCTGGGGTGGTTCTGCTTTTGCTTGCTGGACTTTTGATTGGTAGATCGGGGCTTGGTTTAGTCGAGCCTCTTGATTTGGGAGATGGTCTCGAGACGGTAGTAGGCCTTTTGGTAAGCCTTGTTTTATTTGATGGAGGACTAAACCTTCGACTTCCTGGTGACACAATAAAAGCCACAGTTTTTCGAATATCTGTAATTAGACTTTTAGTGTCTTTCCCGGCTGTTTTGTTTGCAGCTCATTGGTTGGCTGGTTTGGGCTGGGGTGTCGCATCTGTCTATAGCGCAATTGTTTTAGCCACTGGTCCGACAGTTGTTACCCCTTTAGTGCAACAAATACGCCTTGCATCTCCTTTGGGAGATGTGCTCGAAGCAGAAGGTCTTGTCTTGGAGCCAATAGGCGCGGTTATGGCTTTGCTACTTCTTCAGCTCGCTTTGGGGGATTTGCATGGATGGCGAGAGGTCGCTTCTGGAGCTTTCGTGAAATTAGGTGGAGGCGTAGGCCTGGGTTTAATTTTTGGTTGGCTAATGTCAGAGGCTTTAAGGTTTTTAAAGCCAGAGCCTTCAGTTGGCTTGAGACTTCAAATAACTTTAGGGTTGCTTTTTCTTTTATATGGAGTTTGTGAGTGGTTACTCCCTCTTTCTGGGCTCCCAGCATCAGTTTCGGCAGGAGTAGTTGTTGGTCGGAGGCCTGCAACTAATGCTGGTCAGTTGGATGGCTTAATTCGAGAACTTGCTCAACTTGCAATAACAATGCTTTTCCCCTTATTGGCCGCAGATGTTTCATGGAGTGAGCTAAGCCCGCTTGGTTGGGGTGGTTTTACTTGCGTTTTGGCTCTAATGATTGTAGTCAGACCTCTTGCCGTTAGTTTTGCTACAACTGGCTTGCCTCTTGATTTTAGGCAGAGACTTTTCTTAGGTTGGTTGGCTCCTAGAGGGATTGTGACTGCAGCTGTGGCGTCCCTATTCTCAATTCGGCTTGAACAAGCTGGCGTTTTGGGGGCTGGTCGTCTTCAAGGGTTAGTTTTTTTGACAATCCTAATGACTGTTGGGATTCAGGGGCTAACAGCTCAACCTTTGGCTAAGGCGTTTGGTTTGTTAGCCCCACAAAAGAGCGAAGAAGCAACAGATTTACAAGCACCTTCTAATACGGCTTCTGTCTTGGCCGACCCTGGCAAGGAGGCTCCATGA
- a CDS encoding DUF3067 family protein — protein sequence MTDSASKDFYLPLDVDEVIDCLIQRWDVSYDLQLVVRNKRLYLQIMWAYLEQQSFPLEESAYRLHIAEVLDIVNRLGLADSVRSWLSNTPKRPRVGKALSLPLVADQRLDEFVL from the coding sequence TTGACTGACAGCGCATCTAAAGACTTTTACCTTCCACTCGATGTTGACGAGGTGATTGATTGCCTGATTCAACGATGGGATGTGAGCTATGACTTGCAGTTAGTAGTTAGGAATAAACGTCTTTATTTGCAAATTATGTGGGCTTATCTGGAGCAGCAATCCTTTCCGTTAGAAGAGAGCGCTTATAGACTGCATATTGCAGAAGTTCTTGATATTGTTAATAGGCTTGGCTTAGCTGATTCAGTAAGGAGTTGGCTCTCAAATACCCCAAAAAGACCTCGGGTTGGCAAGGCGCTTAGTCTGCCGCTGGTGGCTGATCAGCGTTTGGATGAATTTGTCCTTTGA
- the tsaD gene encoding tRNA (adenosine(37)-N6)-threonylcarbamoyltransferase complex transferase subunit TsaD yields the protein MTTVLALETSCDESAVSLVRRNQGKTYVLSSKIASQVKEHSLWGGVVPEIASRRHLEALPFLIADALEESKVDIPNVDAVAATVTPGLVGALMVGSVTARTLAALYSLPFIGIHHLEGHLASVLLSEEPPDPPYLVLLVSGGHTELIEVRDHGAYERIGRSHDDAAGEAFDKVARLLGLPYPGGPSIEAIAQGGDPRRFQLPKGKVSKPGGGYYSYDFSFSGLKTAMLRKVELFASEGRKLPVPDLAASFQNIVAEVLVERTVICASDRGLSKVVMVGGVAANRRLRELMEVSCQKNSIEVNLAPKAFCTDNAAMIGAAALNRLKLSQCSSSLELGVVARMPLNQAEALYSQKPLF from the coding sequence TTGACAACTGTGCTTGCCCTCGAAACAAGTTGTGACGAGTCAGCGGTTTCTTTGGTCAGAAGAAACCAAGGAAAAACATATGTTTTGTCAAGCAAAATCGCTTCTCAGGTTAAGGAACATTCCTTATGGGGAGGGGTTGTACCTGAAATTGCTTCAAGGAGACATCTAGAAGCTCTTCCTTTTTTGATTGCTGATGCATTAGAAGAATCCAAAGTGGATATCCCAAATGTTGATGCGGTTGCTGCAACTGTTACTCCTGGTTTAGTAGGGGCCCTTATGGTTGGATCAGTAACTGCGAGAACTTTGGCGGCTTTGTATTCATTGCCGTTTATAGGAATTCATCACTTAGAAGGTCACCTTGCTTCGGTTTTATTGTCTGAAGAGCCCCCCGACCCACCATATTTGGTGCTACTTGTGAGTGGCGGTCATACCGAGTTGATTGAGGTTAGAGATCATGGGGCATATGAACGTATTGGAAGGAGTCATGATGATGCAGCGGGAGAAGCTTTTGACAAAGTTGCACGTTTACTTGGGTTGCCTTATCCAGGAGGACCATCAATAGAAGCAATTGCTCAAGGAGGAGACCCTAGAAGATTTCAACTTCCTAAAGGAAAGGTTTCAAAGCCTGGCGGTGGATATTATTCATACGACTTTTCCTTTAGCGGTTTAAAGACTGCAATGCTTAGGAAGGTCGAATTATTTGCCTCAGAGGGACGGAAATTACCAGTTCCCGACCTTGCCGCTAGTTTTCAAAATATTGTGGCGGAAGTTTTGGTTGAAAGGACCGTGATTTGTGCTTCAGACAGGGGTTTGAGTAAAGTGGTTATGGTTGGGGGTGTTGCGGCTAATCGTCGATTGAGGGAGTTAATGGAAGTGTCTTGTCAGAAAAATTCCATTGAAGTCAATCTTGCACCAAAAGCCTTTTGTACAGATAATGCTGCAATGATCGGCGCCGCAGCTTTAAATCGTTTAAAATTATCGCAATGCTCTAGCTCTTTAGAACTAGGAGTTGTGGCTCGTATGCCCCTCAACCAAGCAGAGGCTTTATATAGTCAAAAGCCTCTTTTTTGA
- the gltX gene encoding glutamate--tRNA ligase, producing the protein MRVRLAPSPTGKLHIGTARTALFNWLFARNQRGKFLLRIEDTDQERSREEFTENILEGLQWLGLNWDEELVRQSDHINSHRKAIQTLLDKGLAYRCYATEAELEEMRNDQKNRGQAPRYDNRHRNLSSEQEKSYIEKGRTCVVRFRIEDNELIQWNDLVRGKMIWKGADLGGDMVLSRRSPSDKIGSPLYNLVVVLDDAAMQISHVIRGEDHLANTAKQLVLYKAFGLAEPIFAHTPLILNTEGRKLSKRDGVTSISDFRDMGYTPDAMANYMALLGWSVPDGMDEKFTANEAAEVFNFDRVNKAGAKFDWDKLNWLNAQIIHQWHPEKLFEEISPILRDNNWQLPEKAWGIALAELIGPSLTVINDALEQSRPFFEVPLLKQDGLEQLQLKGAKTALKFLLEKLEEDPWNGMEIPKAQGLLNDSAKKAEVKKGLIMKSLRAALFGQLQGPDLLSSWSLLARVGQDRSRIRRCL; encoded by the coding sequence GTGCGTGTTCGCCTAGCCCCAAGTCCTACTGGGAAGCTTCATATAGGCACAGCAAGAACAGCCTTGTTCAATTGGCTTTTTGCTAGGAATCAAAGGGGGAAATTCTTACTGCGTATTGAGGATACAGATCAAGAAAGATCGCGCGAAGAATTTACTGAAAACATTCTCGAAGGCCTTCAATGGCTTGGCTTGAATTGGGACGAGGAACTTGTTCGGCAAAGTGATCATATAAATAGCCACCGCAAAGCCATACAAACTCTCCTAGACAAGGGCCTGGCCTATAGGTGCTATGCAACAGAAGCTGAATTGGAAGAAATGCGTAATGATCAAAAAAACAGAGGTCAAGCCCCTCGCTATGACAACAGACATAGAAATCTATCTTCCGAACAAGAAAAATCCTATATAGAAAAAGGCAGAACATGTGTTGTACGTTTTCGCATTGAGGACAACGAGTTAATTCAATGGAATGACCTCGTAAGAGGAAAAATGATTTGGAAAGGAGCAGATTTAGGCGGAGATATGGTTCTTTCTAGGCGATCCCCCTCAGACAAAATTGGTTCTCCTCTATACAACTTAGTGGTAGTTCTTGACGATGCTGCAATGCAGATCAGCCATGTAATTCGGGGGGAAGACCATTTAGCAAATACAGCTAAGCAATTAGTCCTATACAAAGCTTTCGGATTAGCTGAACCAATTTTCGCTCACACTCCATTAATCCTTAATACTGAAGGCCGCAAACTCTCTAAGCGTGATGGAGTCACCTCAATAAGCGATTTCAGAGATATGGGCTATACCCCTGACGCAATGGCTAATTATATGGCTCTATTAGGTTGGTCTGTCCCTGATGGAATGGATGAAAAATTTACTGCTAATGAGGCAGCAGAGGTTTTTAATTTTGACAGAGTAAACAAGGCAGGTGCAAAGTTTGATTGGGACAAGCTGAATTGGCTAAATGCACAAATTATTCATCAATGGCATCCCGAGAAACTTTTTGAAGAAATCAGCCCAATCCTAAGAGACAACAATTGGCAACTTCCAGAAAAGGCTTGGGGCATTGCTTTGGCAGAGCTAATAGGGCCATCACTCACTGTCATTAATGACGCTTTAGAACAATCAAGACCTTTTTTCGAGGTACCTTTACTCAAACAGGATGGGCTCGAACAATTACAACTAAAAGGTGCAAAAACGGCCCTTAAATTTCTCCTAGAGAAACTTGAAGAAGATCCTTGGAATGGAATGGAAATTCCAAAAGCACAAGGACTATTAAACGATTCCGCCAAAAAGGCCGAGGTAAAAAAAGGTTTAATAATGAAGAGCCTTAGAGCAGCACTATTTGGCCAACTTCAAGGACCAGACCTCCTCTCCTCATGGAGCCTCCTTGCCAGGGTCGGCCAAGACAGAAGCCGTATTAGAAGGTGCTTGTAA
- a CDS encoding high light inducible protein — protein sequence METKSKNELSSDPEKVTSGELNSWRRGFTPQAEIWNGRMAMFGLAVGISILILLRFSVQG from the coding sequence ATGGAAACCAAATCTAAAAATGAGTTATCTTCAGATCCAGAAAAAGTAACAAGTGGAGAGTTGAATTCCTGGAGGAGAGGCTTTACTCCTCAGGCCGAGATATGGAATGGGAGGATGGCTATGTTTGGACTTGCAGTAGGAATAAGTATTCTTATTCTGCTTAGATTTAGTGTCCAGGGATGA
- a CDS encoding DUF1643 domain-containing protein, with protein sequence MARQVLESLEQVWNSRGPDASFSNCGNYRWWLKREIGQSPKTIVFVGLNPSKANKLQDDATLRRAIAFASSWGYGGLLVANIFALVAKSPLTLRKSRDPIGDLNDNVLLSIFNRWSKESDLDLWLGWGEGGTFLKRNEEAMSMLKPAVLKREKLFPNTKGLLALGTTLGGNPLHPLYVGANVSLKIYETLF encoded by the coding sequence ATGGCAAGGCAAGTTCTCGAATCTTTAGAGCAAGTTTGGAATTCTAGGGGACCTGATGCTTCGTTTAGCAATTGTGGAAATTATCGCTGGTGGTTGAAGCGCGAAATAGGGCAGAGTCCTAAAACAATTGTATTTGTGGGCTTAAATCCTTCTAAGGCAAATAAGTTACAGGATGATGCCACCCTTCGGAGGGCAATTGCTTTTGCAAGCTCTTGGGGCTATGGAGGACTTCTAGTGGCGAATATATTTGCCCTAGTTGCTAAGTCTCCTTTAACTCTTAGGAAATCTCGGGATCCTATCGGGGATCTAAATGACAATGTTCTTCTCTCCATTTTTAATAGGTGGTCAAAGGAATCTGATTTAGATTTATGGTTGGGATGGGGAGAAGGTGGAACTTTCCTTAAAAGGAATGAAGAGGCAATGTCAATGTTGAAACCCGCAGTCCTGAAGAGAGAAAAACTTTTCCCCAATACAAAGGGTCTTCTTGCTTTGGGAACGACTTTGGGAGGTAATCCCCTCCACCCTTTATATGTTGGAGCAAATGTGTCGTTAAAGATCTATGAGACTTTGTTTTGA
- the psaJ gene encoding photosystem I reaction center subunit IX, which produces MFRSVPVVAAGWVLFTAGYLIEFNRFHPDLLFHPMSFG; this is translated from the coding sequence ATTTTCAGATCTGTGCCAGTAGTAGCCGCTGGATGGGTTCTATTTACTGCAGGGTACTTAATTGAATTTAATCGTTTCCACCCTGACCTACTATTCCACCCAATGTCTTTTGGCTAG
- the rplS gene encoding 50S ribosomal protein L19 — MTTESKSTSPEDSATTTEETVSPDTEPASSPMEEEASKALVREKLNAEELIHGFETSQQKNKLPEIYVGDTVRVGVRISEGNKERVQPYEGVVISKRHGGLNGTITVRRIFQGIGVERVFMLHSPQVASIKVERRGKVRRAKLFYLRDRVGKATRVKQRFDR, encoded by the coding sequence ATGACAACCGAGTCGAAAAGTACTTCCCCTGAGGATAGTGCAACTACAACTGAAGAGACAGTTTCTCCTGACACTGAGCCCGCTTCTTCTCCAATGGAGGAAGAAGCTTCTAAAGCCTTGGTCAGAGAAAAACTAAATGCAGAGGAGCTAATTCACGGATTCGAGACGTCGCAGCAAAAAAACAAACTCCCCGAGATATACGTTGGAGACACTGTTCGCGTTGGTGTTCGAATAAGCGAAGGCAATAAAGAACGTGTCCAGCCCTACGAAGGTGTTGTGATTTCTAAGCGGCATGGAGGTCTAAATGGAACTATTACTGTGCGTCGTATTTTTCAGGGAATAGGAGTCGAGCGTGTATTCATGCTGCATAGTCCCCAGGTGGCCTCCATAAAAGTTGAACGTCGCGGTAAAGTTAGAAGAGCGAAGCTTTTCTATCTGCGTGATCGGGTGGGCAAGGCCACACGCGTGAAGCAGCGCTTCGACCGCTGA
- a CDS encoding hyperconserved protein Hcp, whose protein sequence is MELDLQPGDVVKVLESAALGWVRARVIRVKSGGRVVVQSDQGREFTARGNQVRLIEPAGFRP, encoded by the coding sequence ATGGAGTTGGATCTTCAACCTGGTGATGTCGTAAAAGTGCTCGAATCTGCAGCCTTAGGCTGGGTTCGTGCTCGAGTAATTCGAGTCAAATCTGGTGGTCGTGTAGTCGTACAAAGTGACCAAGGGCGGGAATTTACTGCTCGAGGGAATCAAGTTCGACTAATAGAACCAGCAGGTTTCCGACCATGA